Below is a genomic region from Populus trichocarpa isolate Nisqually-1 chromosome 15, P.trichocarpa_v4.1, whole genome shotgun sequence.
CATTTTTCATGCTAGACCTACATCTCTTCTACATACATGTTAGAAAGCTAGCTCACTTTCATTTTGTCTGGAATAGGAAGGATGACATGAGACTGCCATTGTTGGAAACGAGAAGGTAAGCAAATCAATGCCTTGGGGATGATTCTAGTTGGAGCCAAAATATGTGCAATTTGATTTAAACTCAATTATTAAGGTACAATTCCAGTCAAGGTTGCCATTGCATGCATTGAAAGCCATGTTAACCAAGTTAAAAGCATCAACAACTTACTTTATACTAGATTTCAGGAAACTTTTCTCTCATTATCAAGAATCATTTCAACAACACTATAAACATCATTTAACTACAAGTATTCAATCttgtatataaattaaattcaggTTAAGGTTTTGCACTCAATGGATCCACGGAGCACTCCTTGCCTGACCATATAAAAAACGATACACGAAGCCATCTTCTAAGGAATTCATCTAGCTCGCTAGCACCATCCTTGCGATCCTTTCAACCCAACTCTCCATGAGTTAGGCTCTGGACTTTCACGCCTATGCTTTGTAAATCATCTTGCCTGAAAATCTCAACTTGGTGCATGGCTACCACTTGGCATTAGATACCTGAGAATCTCTTCAAGGAAAAACTTTTTGTCCTCGGTCAAGGCACACTTTGCCTAGACCTAGTCCCAGTCACACCTTTTTCATACATTATAGAGTAATCTATTGAGATTAGGGTAATTATCTTGCATTATTAGCCCTAAAGTAGATCAGGGATCTTCTTACCTCATTTCCATgtaggaagaggaagaggaagaggaagagaaacTAGTATATTAAACCCTGCAACAATCATTAGAAAAGGGAGATAGCAATGGAACATTAATAACATCGTATAACCATATAacaatagaaataaaagaaaatataacatgatcGCCATCATCACAATGGAGAAGGAAGATCCGTGTCAGTATAAACATTTTTCCCTCATTAACAATTGTTAATTTAAGCATCGAACAGGGAGACTTGTTTGCAGGTACCCTTGGAAAGTCAACCTCGCCAACAATCATCACCAACTCGTCCAGCTTTCTTGCTTTTACTCAGTAAAGGGCACATGTTCCTAAAAGATTGTTACATATCTCTTCGAGGATCTCACTTTTTTGGACCAAAGCCCAACAGGAGCCCATCAATCTCATTAAGGCCTGAAAAAGAAGCCTCGTCAAGCATTAACAGGGGGGGAAAAGGCGAGAGGGGAGAGGCTATCCTCTCATGGTATTGTTATTTCGATTTTCGAGCGTGTTGTCACAGATGAACAAAGAAGGGACAGTAGCACTACAGACGACCTGGTTCACGGTAGATCATTCACATGACTAAAACCCATCTTACCTTAATCGTCTTTTGCGTGACGACTTCGAGCttgtttgataatttaaaacataacttTGCTTAAAGAGGAATAAGAATTTTCTTTACCAAAATTCGGGGAACTTACGTTTTCAGTGTAACATAACCATCCCAATTTCTACTTCCAGAATAAAATCAGCCATCATAAATAATTAGAGATGCCAGGCCGATAATTTGGTAAGCACAACCATCTTTACATTAAATGAATGCATATGTTTCTTGTCCTAATTAAGCTATATGGTGAATGAACAAACATCTAGCTAGcgaccaaaataattttatgctaATTGGAAATGCAAAGTTTTGCTTCCCTGCACTGTTTGGGTGTTAAAAAATCtaggtttacatggtcattaattaCATGCAAGCTAACCCAAATACCCatgtcaatgaaaaaaaaaaaacttcactgCTAATTTGATATTTACCAGAAGAGAAATCTTCACTGCTTGGGACCTGGCCATTCCAGGTCATTGTGTTCCTGCATATAAATTCTTTTGAAGCATGAATCGCTAGAGGTTTATTAGATTGagttgtaagaaaataaatcatcCCAGGGAGCTGCAGCGGTGTGGTTGATACAAGTTCTTGAAGGTAAATTTTAGCAccaccttcttttttattttccccttGTTACTGAGCAAGGCTTGGGGTATTTTTATGTAAGAGAAACATagctagaagaagaaaatacatTCAGTATTCAAGCTGCCCTTAGTATTTCTGAATGTACTCTCTTTGTGCAGTATACATGAATTTTCTTATCCATGCTGCATTCGATAAAGATGCTGCTGCTCTTAAATCCCCATAGGCTTATGACATATTCCTCTTTTCCTACTCTGATTGATCGAGAGCCTCCCTACGGTTTCAGAGCTTGCTATTATACCCTTCCATTATTTCTTCATTGCAGTTCTGCAGTTCTTCATTTGCTATTTCTAGACTTTAAGTTTTCTTGGATCAACTTACCATTAAACCTCGCCTGGACCATGCCTTTGAGCTTATGGTTAGCCTTCTCTGTTTCCTCTTTCTCAACTTCTCTCTTTGCACAAATCTTTCTAACATCAGGGTACCTcatctcatcttcttcattcttcGTCTGAAGTTTCTTGTTTTGCTCTCTCAAGCCTTCATTGCATGGATCATACTGGATTTCTCCTTAGCTTGCCGACTTTCAATGCCCAAAGActtgtttttggtatttattCTTGGAGAAAGAAATTGCAATGATTGATCAACATGCTACAACAAGGCAGAGCCACTTTTGCAGCTCGGAAGTCAATTTTCTTCCCATATGCAGAGAGCTATGAAAGCAACACCTAGGTAGCATAATGAACATTAATGGATAATTGTTTGGTTCCTTGTCACAGCTGGAATATATTCTATCTCCCTTCTTTGGTAACATTTGAAATTAATGTTATGTTCAATGAGACAACAAAATAGTAAAAAGGCTTTATATATTGAGGGAAAAGTAGTGCCCATGGTGGGAAATGAAGCTAAActttttgcttggaaattaaAGTATGGTTATCTCACTCCTCATAATTAGCTATATAAATAAAGACTCTCTGATGGAGCATTATATCACCCCATCTTCTTGATTACTAGTATCTATAAGAGGAAGAGAGTTCTTGTATGAAGATGAAGAGTTAGAGGGTTTGGTAGCCAAGGATGACTTGCCTATTTCCTCCATAAGGCTTTAAAAAGCATGAAATGTGGTTTAGAGCTCAATTGAAGGGTTCATAGGCAGTCTACTTTGGTTATCCTAGCTGGCTCTTATTTTTCATGCTAGACCTACATCTCTTCTACATATATGTTCAAAAGCTAGCTCCCTTTCATTTTGTCTGGAATGGGAAGGATGACACGAGATTTGCCATTGTTAGAAACAAGAAGGTAAGCAAATCAATGCCTTGGGGATGATTCTTGCTGTAGCCAATTTGCACAATTTGACTCAAACTCAGATTATTAAGGTATAGTTCCAGCCAAGGTTGCCATTGCTTACTGTTGATGCCTTCAGCCACGACCTGATTCCTTCAAGACCCTGTAAACATTGGATCGAAATATGACTTCCGATTAGCCCTCCGACGATCAAGTTAGCTTCCTTTCAATATAATATGTAGTGGTTTTATATGGGTGTGTTTAtcattttgttcttcttttataCAAACCATTTCCCTTTATACTTGTGCCCCAAGTATGTCCTGTACCAAATGCATTGCTAAATTACTCGAAGCATGGACAACTTGATTATAGAATTTAGGAAACTTTTCTCTCATTATCACAAATAATTTGGGCTTGTCATCCAAAGTTTGTGGTTGAGATTCACTTTAAGCCCGCAAAATATTTCCAGAATCCAAACAGGTCCCTCccttcaaacaaaaaagaagaaaaatcaaacactgAGAATTGACCAAAGAAATTTGAATAGTCATATAATCATAATCTTCTTCATTCTCTCTCACGAGTACTAATCAAAGGTACTCcaccaaaaaatctaaaaaccacAACCACTCCTAGGATTGTGTAAACcagagagagaagaggagaggagaaatGATTAAGATTCCATATTTGACCGCCTTGAGCACCTACTTCAGCTATGGATTGCTCTTCGTTTTTGGCCATTTCCGTGATTTCTTTCGTAAAATCCTCGATTGCTTCCACCCCAGCAATCTTCAGGtcctcctcttttttatttatttttttataaaacttctCTTGCCTCTGGTTTATTTCGTTTTTGGCATAATTTAGCTCTCAATGCTTCAATTTTGTGCGTTAATGATCCGATTCTTGTTTAAATCAGGGCTACGCACCGATTTGTCTAGGACCCGAAGACTTTTACATTCGTCGATTATTTCTTCGAATTCAGGTACTTTAATTCAttcgtttatttattttaagagtatggttttttttattagaatcaaaattgatttatttatttattagaggaaaaataagtttttttagtatagtTTTTTCTATGTTACGAAAGATTAGTTTGATTTAGTTACGTTggtgttttgttattttcatgttttttaatgtttaggaTTGTTTTGGACGTCCGATTTCGAGTGCTCCGGACGTGTGGTTTGATGTTGTCCAGCGTTTCTCCAATGACAATAACAAGACTTTGAGGTGAAAACACTGAGAAAGTAACTCTTTCCATTATTAGATGGTGATTCTTTTGGGgcattttcttgattaattgcTATAATTGTGTGTTGAGCAGACGGACATCGAAGGTAACGAGGTGTCTGAACTTGGGGTCGTATAATTATCTCGGGTTCGCTGCCGCTGATGAGTATTGTACGCCTCGTGTTATTGAGACATTGAAGAGGTTTTCACCGAGTACTTGCAGTCCTCGTGTTGATGGAGGTATGTGTATCATTTCTAACTTTTTCTTTCCTCATTGTGTTCTGGGTGTTCATTATTGAGCAATGCAAGGTTTTTTTATCAGGAACTACGACACTGCATAACGAACTGGAGGAGATTGCTGCAAACTTTGTTAGGAAGCCAGCTGCCATAGTTTTTGGCATGGGCCATGCCACAAACTGTACCACTCTCCCTGTTCTGATCGGAAAGGTATGTGCATCATCTTAGTTGTGGGTTTTGTAATATGTTACGATTGAATtacagtttattttatttttacagggAGGGTTAATAGTTAGTGATTCATTAAACCACAACTCAATTATCAATGGTGCTCGTGGTTCAGGAGCAACAATTCGGGTTTTCCAACACAATAGTAAGTTGAATGTGATAGTCGTTTTCAGTCTCCGAAATAAATATTTCCGTGTTCTCATGCATTGGAATCTGGTTACCCACTTTCCGCTCAGCACCATCTCACTTGGAGGAAGTTTTGAGGCAGCATATTGCGGAGGGGCAACCAAGGACACATAGGCCTTGGAAGAAGATATTTGTCCTAGTGGAGGGTATTTATAGTATGGAAGGGGAACTCTGCAAACTTCCAGAGATTGTTTCAGTATGCAAGAAATATAAGGTGATAGATGGATTGTAGTAAATAGTATTCCTTTGTGCATCTTGAATAATTTCAGTTTAACCTTTTATTGATTAGTTTTTGCCTGGAAATTTTGTGATTCTTTTTTATAGGGAAATTACTTTGTTGCATTATAAAACAGGTGGATTATTATAATATACAGTTGCAATTTGTTACTTCTGAAAACTTCTGTTTTTAAATTCTGCTCTATTGTTTCACAATCAATGGAAGTTGAATCTGTTTTATGGgggaaaatgattttaaaagttAGGGATGCTATGAATCTGAAagtcatgtaaaatattttctggTCTGTTTTTTGCTTTACTTCTTTAACGTGCTTTTGCATTGCCAAGCTCCTTGATTTTCTGCTTAATTGCGTTAATagtatcttcttttttatcccCTGTTTGTTGCAGGCATATATTTACTTGGACGAGGCTCATAGCATTGGAGCAGTTGGGAAAACAGGAAGAGGTGTTTGTGAACTCTTAGGAGTGGACACAGCTGATGTCGATGTTATGATGGGAACTTTTACAAAATCTTTTGGATCTTGTGGGGGTTATATTGCTGGATCTAAGGTTTATTACTTGTGCACCTCTGTTCTATTTACTAAGAGTTCTATAAAATGTGCTTTGAGCTTTCTGGGAAGAGTAATGTTGATGCGTGTCTTCGATAGCAATTCTTCTTTCCTTGACCACTAGTTTGTTTTAACCCTAATTACAATCGACATTTTATAATACCAGACCTAGCCTATACTTCCTTCTATTGTAGTATGAAACTTcagtatatgattttttttgtgctctttcttttcttgatacCTACCCACTTGGATGGTTTGACATCATTAAGTTGTCATGGAAAAGTACCAGTGGGGCTTTTTCATGAGGACTTTGCCTCTAGTCATATTGAGTAGTCGAGTTAGCAGCTTGGATGCTCTCTTCTGccttaagaaaatattaatgatcATGTTTTGGTTTTTCACACCAACCACCAAGTGGAAGTCACCATCTCATGAGCAAGACTCTGATAAACTCGTATAGTTTAGAACATGTTGGTGGATAATCCTTCTTAGCCGTATCATGAGTactatcattttgttttgtctcCACTAATTCTAGAAATTCTGAAGGATATTGTTTGTTGTTGACGCCATATGAACTGTCTTTGCTATGACATATTCCAATTTTCTGATCATTTTCATTTTACTAGTGCAAAATATGCAAACTTGTTTCTAGTGGATTCAGCTATTGATCTTATGTGAATAAATGCCCAATGGCTGAGGTTTGCTTATTACTTTCAGGAACTAATCCAATACCTTAAATACACTTGTCCAGCTCATTTATATGCAACATCAATATCGCCTCCAGCTGCACAACAAATTATATCATCCATAAAGGTTATTCTAGGAGAGGATGGTTCTAGCAGAGGTATTATAAAaagattctttcttttctgataTACTAAGAAGTCTTTCTGAAATTACTCAGATTTGAGTTTACACATCAATTTGTTTTGGTCGACATTGTTTCACTTTAGGGGCTCAAAAACTTGAAAGAATACGTGAAAATAGCAACTTTTTCAGATCAGAGCTGCAGAAAATGGGTTTTGACGTTATTGGAGATAATGATTCACCAGTGATTGCCATAATGCTTTACAATCCAGGAAAAATCCCTGCATTTTCTCGGGAGTGCCTAAAGCAGAATGTGAGATcctagtaaatttttttatgtttggattGTCATGTAGATATTATGCATTCATCAGATTTTGTAAGGGCATTCATAATTCTAAATTTCATTAGTTGCTTGTGTATCATCATTTCTGTTCTTGTGGATGTCACTAGTTACTAAGATCACACATGCTGTTACAGGTTGCTGTTGTGATGAGTGCTTTTCCAGCTACCCCTCTACTTTTGGCCAGGGCACGTATTTGCATATCTGCCTGCCATGCCATGGAAGACCTTCTCAAAGCATTGGAGGTATGTGTGCTTGTCAATATGGACTTCTTTTCTATTACAATATCATGCATTCTCCTCCTTTTGTGGTTTTGCTGTTTCGTTGACCATCATTATCGAAGTCTTTGTGCATAATTTGGTTCTTAAACAACTGTCAATTAAGACTAGAGACTCCAACCGACCAAAGGATAGGGTATGGTTGCTTGAGCTTAAAACGGGAAAGCAATGGCTATGAGTTTGCAAATACCCACTTCTTTTCTTATGCTTTTTGTCtgtttaatttttgtgtggCATTGAGCTGACAGAATTAGCAAGTCATTTCTGATGTTCGATTACCAATCCGAGCGATGATAAATTCTCTCTTTTTGGACAGGTTATCAATCAAGTCGGCGACCTCATCGGCATAAAGTACTCCCCTGCCGGGTCTGATAAACAGCATCAGGAGCAAGGCGCAATGAAGTTGGAGTGAGACTCAAGAATCCCATCTCGGTGAAATTGCTCTATGACATGAAAGCTTTGATCTAACAATTTGAGtagcatatatatatgtgcAGCACTGATTAGAATTCCTCTTGAGGATCAGAAAATGCTGTAGCTGTCTTGCTAGCATCGAAGCCttcctcttgtttatttatgtgctCTCATGTCGTGTCCTGTGTAGCCTTACTGTAAATTTGTTAAATGCTTTGATTCGTACCTCCAGTTATCTCATAAGCATGTCGTCAACAAGAATATGCAGTTGTTTATTTTGTCTTTGattcagaaattatttttttctattacaaaaaaaatattattttttgttaatgtaaaaataaaatccataattattttataagaaattatggTTTACCAGAAATAAAGTAAACAAAGCAAAAGTGGCTATATATAGTCACCTTGTGTCAAGGAGGCAGTCTTTGCAAGCAAACCAGATATGACAGGAAGTTGGTGCTCACTGGCACACAAATATTGCTTTCTGGGACTTTCAGAGTTTCCTGCAACAGCAATAAACACAAAGATTGCATTTTGAACAgtgaaattattttcttattcttgaaGCGTAAACTTACTTAGCTCGGTTAGTTTTAGGGGGAGGAAGGTATTTTTTATGGGATACATTAGtcattaaagaaaatgagaggGTTAAATGATCTTTTTACCTCTTTGATACAAAgtgtaattattaatttacctttaaaaaaaacaaatgttttccTTAGATCAACGGCTTCttgggtttttcattttttgtgttgCACAATTACTTAATTacctctaaaaataatattttatagctTTGAATGCAAGGATACTTTAGTTATTTTgctgtcgttttttttttattctcatgtGAGCATGCTTAGAACACGTTGGCAAGTGGAAGCCGCCAGCACATTTAGGGCGACGCATGCAACACCAAAACAAATCCAAACATTGCTATCTGGGATGATATTCGATGCGCCTTATAGTCTCTATTTCCTATAATGGTGGTAAGGCGCGTGCGCGTGCTGTCAAAAGACTACTAgttacatgttttttcttctctccctcttctctcctttcttttctaaaaaaacatgttggcttttgcaaaaaaacaaagaagtatGAATATTAGTTTGTTGAGTCAAATtaggtccttattatttttattgcaatatatttggtcttgaataatttattgtgttaattttatttttttatttcatccattGACAATTGATTTTATATCAGGTTTGGTACTCAGTATTTTAATTGCaatgtatttggtcttgaatcctttattgaattagtttttttttttcaatttcatctcttgatTATATATTTTGGGACCTCATATTAATTATGGGTCATCATTGTTATTCCGACAATCATTCTTAACAAGCATAGAAAGAGAGATTTCCCTAGGTGAAAGAAGCTGTTTTATCTTATTTGTTATTGTGGTaccggttgcttttcaaaatacttttcattttgaaatgcatcaaattttttatttttattttttaacatttattttttacataaacacatcaaaacaatctaaaataaaaaaataatttaaagcaaaaaaatcaatttttttcaaaaatattcttaCTCTATACAAACAAACGAacagactaaaaaaataaaaatctcaagcaCTACTTAGGCATgtttaatatagtaaaaaacTGGTCCACAAACATTCCAGCTATGGTGATCGTAAGGTAGCCTGGAGGCTGAAGATGTAACAACCACTTTTCTTTCCACGTCATCAAGGcaaaatttaattgtattatcAAATAGTCTcatagtttatttatattatagaaATTTCCAAAGCAAGAAatgatatataaataataaatacagtATTCCGTGAATTAATATACCAAGTGTAATGGTAAATTGGTAATAACTACAAATATAAAGAGCCAATGACAGCTCCTTTTTGAAATccaccaaataattaaaaataaaaaatgaaattcatgtTATGTAACCTAATTAATCTAAAGTCTAATCTACAAAAGAAGGAAAGTAAAGCACAAGGCCATGATTAACCCAGTTAGACCCCACCTCGAGTGGACACAATGGGCGGCACCGCTACCGCTACCAGTC
It encodes:
- the LOC7486392 gene encoding long chain base biosynthesis protein 2a translates to MIKIPYLTALSTYFSYGLLFVFGHFRDFFRKILDCFHPSNLQGYAPICLGPEDFYIRRLFLRIQDCFGRPISSAPDVWFDVVQRFSNDNNKTLRRTSKVTRCLNLGSYNYLGFAAADEYCTPRVIETLKRFSPSTCSPRVDGGTTTLHNELEEIAANFVRKPAAIVFGMGHATNCTTLPVLIGKGGLIVSDSLNHNSIINGARGSGATIRVFQHNTPSHLEEVLRQHIAEGQPRTHRPWKKIFVLVEGIYSMEGELCKLPEIVSVCKKYKAYIYLDEAHSIGAVGKTGRGVCELLGVDTADVDVMMGTFTKSFGSCGGYIAGSKELIQYLKYTCPAHLYATSISPPAAQQIISSIKVILGEDGSSRGAQKLERIRENSNFFRSELQKMGFDVIGDNDSPVIAIMLYNPGKIPAFSRECLKQNVAVVMSAFPATPLLLARARICISACHAMEDLLKALEVINQVGDLIGIKYSPAGSDKQHQEQGAMKLE